From one Hirundo rustica isolate bHirRus1 chromosome 8, bHirRus1.pri.v3, whole genome shotgun sequence genomic stretch:
- the ANKRD1 gene encoding ankyrin repeat domain-containing protein 1, protein MTMMMKVEELVTGRKVDDKESGSFLPEDFRNGEYEASVRLEKQEDLKTIPEHSLTRGDLDYEKGKKLEAELKKKKLEARSKLENLEDLEKIIELKKKKRCKKVKVPVLKKPEPEVITGPVDIPTFFKAAVENKLPVIEKYLSDKGDPNVCDKYKRTALHRACSEGHLEVVKKLVEAGAQLEQKDMLHSTALHWACRGGNLDVLKFLLDKGININARDKLLSTPLHVAVRTGRHECGEHLIACEADLNARDREGDTPMHDAVRLNRYKIIRLLILHGADLTLKNCEGKTPMDLVLQWQNGTKEIFNSLKVNSKKSAHLGKF, encoded by the exons ATGACGATGATGATGAAAGTAGAAGAGCTG GTGACTGGGAGGAAGGTGGATGATAAAGAGTCTGGCAGCTTCCTCCCTGAGGACTTCAGAAATGGAGAGTATGAAGCCTCCGTAAGATTAGAGAAGCAGGAGGACCTAAAGACGATCCCTGAGCACTCATTGACCCGAGGTGATCTGGATtatgagaaggggaaaaaactaGAAGCAGAG ctgaagaaaaagaaattagaggcCAGGTCAAAACTTGAAAACTTGGAGGATCTTGAAAAAATTATTgagctgaagaagaagaaaagatgcaaGAAGGTGAAAGTGCCTGTTTTAAAGAAACCTGAACCAGAAGTTATT ACAGGACCTGTGGATATTCCCACATTCTTCAAAGCTGCAGTGGAGAATAAGTTACCAGTAATTGAAAAATACCTGTCAGACAAAGGAGATCCAAATGTCTGTGATAAG TACAAACGCACGGCGCTGCACAGGGCATGCTCTGAAGGACATCTAGAGGTGGTGAAAAAGTTGGTAGAAGCTGGAGCCCAGCTTGAGCAGAAAGACATG CTTCATTCTACAGCTCTGCACTGGGCATGCCGGGGTGGGAACCTGGATGTTCTGAAATTCTTACTGGACAAAGGGATAAACATAAACGCAAGAGACAAG CTGCTCAGCACGCCCTTGCACGTGGCCGTGCGAACAGGTCGCCACGAGTGCGGGGAGCACCTCATCGCCTGCGAGGCGGATCTCAACGCCAGAGACAGG GAAGGAGACACACCGATGCACGACGCCGTGAGGCTGAACCGCTACAAAATCATCCGGCTTCTGATCCTGCACGGAGCAGATCTGACCCTCAAGAACTGC GAAGGGAAAACCCCTATGGATCTTGTTCTTCAGTGGCAGAATGGCACCAAAGAGATATTCAACAGCCTGAAAGTCAATTCCAAAAAGAGTGCCCACCTAGGTAAATTCTGA